The Streptococcus sp. DTU_2020_1001019_1_SI_AUS_MUR_006 sequence AGTGGTATTTCCAAGGCACCTAACGTGAAAGCCATTGAGCTCAATATTTCTTGTCCAAACGTTGATCATGGGAATCACGGACTTTTGATTGGGCAAGACCCAGATTTGGCTTATGATGTGGTAAAAGCAGCCGTAGGGGCATCAGATGTGCCAGTTTACGTTAAATTGACACCAAGTGTTACTGACATCGTAACCATTGCTAAAGCTGCAGAAGATGCTGGAGCTAGTGGACTCACCATGATCAATACCCTTGTAGGGATGCGTTTTGATCTCAAAACTAGAAATCCGATTATTGCAAATGGGACAGGTGGCATGTCTGGACCTGCAGTATTTCCTGTAGCCCTAAAACTAATCCGTCAAGTAGCTCAAACAACTAATCTTCCAATCATTGGTATGGGAGGAGTGGATTCAGCTGAAGCTGCCTTAGAAATGTATCTGGCTGGTGCATCAGCTATCGGAGTGGGTACAGCAAACTTTACGAATCCTTATGCCTGTCCTGATATTATCGAAAATCTACCAAAGGTCATGGATAAGTACGGGATCGAAAGTCTAGAAATGTTGCGAAATGAAGTCAAAGAAAGTTTACTTTAAGTTTTATATGCTGAATTCAGTCTAAATTGTTTTGAAAGCGCCATTTTTTTGGTATAATAAATACTATGATTATTACAGTACCTATTAAAACAGAAAAAGATATTGCAACACCAGGACCAAACGTCCTTGTACTTGGTTATTTTGATGGAGTTCATCTTGGACATCAAAAATTATTTGATATAGCTTCTAACATTGCCGCTGAAAAGCGCCAGGGAGTAGCTCTAGTAACTTTTAACGAATCACCAAAGCTAACTCTGAATCAATACTCACCTGAACATTTATTGCATATTTTGAATGCTAGTGAACGTGAACGTAGATTGAAGAGAGCTGGAGTTGAGAGCTTGTATTTGATGGATTTCACTAGTCGAGTAGCAAATATGACTGCAAAAGAATTCATTGATACCTACGTTAAGGAAGCAAAGGCAGATACGATTGTAGTTGGTTTTGACTATACTCTTGGTTCAGATAGAAAAACAGCTGAGGATTTAAAAGAACTTTTCCATGGCGAAGTGGTTGTTGTTCCACCAGTTGAGGACGAAAAGGGGAAAATTAGTTCAACGCGCATTCGCCAAGCCATTCTAGAAGGAGATGTAAAAGAGGCAGGCAAACTTTTGGGATTCCCTTTACCAACGAGAGGTGTAGTGGTTCACGGAAATGCTCGAGGTCGAACTATTGGCTTCCCAACAGCTAATCTAGTCAACTTGGATCGGACATATATGCCAGCTGATGGTGTTTATGCTGTTGACGTTGAAATTCAAAGAAAAGTCTATCGTGGTATGGCGAGTCTAGGTAAAAATGAAACCTTTGATGGTGAAGAAGAGCGTTTTGAAGTTCATATCTTTGATTTTTCTGACGATATCTATGGGGAAACTGTCATCGTTTCCTGGTTGGACCGTATCCGTGATATGGTAAAATTTGATAGCGTTGATCAATTGGTTAAGCAACTAGAAGAAGATGAAAAGATAGCAAGAAAATAAAATCAAAAAATAGTAGAGTTTGGGATTTTCTCAAACTCTTTTTTTATTTGTATTTTTAGCTTAAGTTTGGGGAATCATCATAACTATTATAGTAGGCTAAATAAAGAATAGTTCATTTCGACTTCTAAAACATTGCTAGAAATTGATTTGACTTTCCTAACCTCTCTATTCATATCTTATTTCAATCCACTATATTTAACTTAAATCAACATTTTTAAATTAAAACTGACAAGTAGCTATATAAAAATTAGAGTATTATGAATAGAATAAATCTTTTCTACTTTTGTTTCCGGACATCCTAGACTCTGATAAACTTTTTTAAACTATATGTTTATTCAAATTTTAAACAAGATAATCTTTAGATTTCCTTTTTCTTCCTTTTAGTCTTATAGTCTTTGTTTTATTGAATGTCTATCTTGAATTTTTGAGTATCATTAAAGGTTATGCTATACTAGAAATATGTTAGATTTGGAGAAATATGGTGTGATCATGTGGGAAGAGGACAAGATTCTCTCTTTCCGTCAAAAATTATTAGCTTGGTATGACGAAAACAAGCGGGATTTACCCTGGAGACGAAGCAAGAATCCTTATCATATCTGGGTATCTGAAATTATGTTGCAGCAGACTCGAGTTGATACCGTCATTCCCTATTATGAGCGTTTTTTGGACTGGTTTCCGACCGTAGAAAGCTTAGCAAATGCTCCTGAGGAGCGCTTATTAAAAGCCTGGGAAGGACTTGGCTATTATTCTCGTGTCCGCAATATGCAAACAGCTGCTCAACAGATTATGAATGAATTTGAAGGTAAGTTCCCGTCTACTTACGAAGGTATTTCAAGCTTGAAAGGGATAGGTCCTTATACAGCTGGTGCAATTTCTAGTATTGCCTTTAATCTTCCCCAGCCTGCAGTAGATGGCAATGTCATGCGTGTTTTGGCTCGTCTATTTGAAGTCAATCATGATATTGGAAATCCTAGCAATCGCAAGATTTTTCAAGCGATGATGGAAGTTCTAATAGATCCTGATCGTCCAGGTGATTTCAATCAGGCACTGATGGATTTAGGTTCAGATATTGAGGCTCCTGTTAATCCAAGACCGGAGGAGAGTCCTGTTAAGGACTTCAGTGCTGCTTACCAACATGGGAGCATGGATCGCTATCCCATTAAGGCTCCAAAGAAAAAGCCAATTCCTATTTTTCTAAAGGCTCTTGTAGTGCAAAATAGTCAGGGTCAGTTTCTATTAGAGAAGAATGAGAGTGAAAAACTCTTGGCTGGATTTTGGCATTTTCCCTTGATTGAAGTTGATGAATTCTCAGACCAAACTCAAGACTTGGATCTTTTCAGTCAAGTAGCGGAGCCAATTCTAGAACTGGGCCCATCTCCACAGGAGAGTTTTGAACAGGACTATGATCTTGAAGTTGATTGGCAAGATCTACGTTTTGAAGAGGTTAAGCACATTTTTAGCCATCGAAAATGGCATATCCAGATAATTGCAGGGCGAGTTGCTGAGTCGCAGGAATACGCTGATAGAGAAGTCCTTTGGTTAAGTCCAGAAGAATTTAGCAATTATCCCCTAGCCAAACCTCAGCAAAAGATCTGGCAAGCCTACTTGAAAAGAAGCTGCTAGCATCGGTCTTGCGTGTCTTCTTTACATTTTTTTGGTATAATGAGATAAGGAAAAAGGTGACTAAATGAAAAAAATACTAATTGTAGATGATGAAAAACCCATCTCAGATATTATAAAATTTAATATGACCAAGGAAGGTTATGAAGTTGTAACTGCTTTTAATGGTCGTGAAGCACTTGAACAATTTGAAGCTGAGCAACCAGATATTATTATCTTGGATTTGATGCTTCCAGAGATTGATGGACTTGAGGTCGCAAAAACTATTCGTAAGACAAGTAGTGTTCCTATTATCATGCTTTCAGCAAAGGATAGCGAATTTGATAAGGTTATTGGGCTTGAGCTTGGGGCGGATGACTATGTAACCAAGCCATTTTCAAATCGTGAACTACAGGCTCGTGTTAAAGCTCTTCTCCGTCGTACAGATCTTGTTTCAGTTGATAACCAAGAACCTGAAACGAAATTACAAAGTTTGCAGATTGGCGATTTGGAGATTTTACCAGATGCCTACGTGGCTAAGAAATATGGTGAAGAGTTAGATTTAACCCACCGTGAATTCGAACTCTTGCATCATTTAGCTTCTCATCTTGGACAAGTTATTACCCGAGAACATCTTCTTGAAACCGTTTGGGGATATGACTATTTTGGGGATGTCCGTACAGTAGATGTAACCATTCGACGCTTGCGTGAGAAGATTGAAGATACACCAAGCAGACCTGAATACATCCTAACTCGTCGTGGAGTAGGATATTATATGAGAAATAATGATTGAAGTAATTAGACAAACAATTTTGACGAGCGACTTTATCTTTATCCTCATCTTAATTGGCTTTATTCTGTTAGTGTCTTTTCTCTTGCTTGAGAGTCGTCGTGATAATATTCGTTTGAGGCAGATCAATCAGAAAATAAAAGATTTGATTGATGGTGATTATTCTCAGGTTTTGGATATGCAGGGAAGCTCAGAGATAACTAATATCACTAACAATCTTAATGATTTGTCTGAAGTCATTCGTCTGACTCAAGAAAATCTGGAACAAGAGAGTAAAAGGTTGCATAGTATCCTGTCCTACATGACAGATGGAGTGCTTGCAACCAACCGTCGTGGGCAAATCATCATGATCAATGATATGGCCAAGAGACAACTTGGAGTTGAAAGGGATGATGCTCTTAATCAAAATATCTTAGAGTTACTCAAGATTGAAGAAGAGTATGAGCTGAGAGAACTTATTACTCAGAGCCCTGAGCTGATGATTTATTCGCAGAATCTTAATGGCGAATATATCAGTTTGCGCGTTCGTTTTGCCTTGATTCGTAGAGAGTCTGGCTTTATCTCTGGTTTAGTAGCAGTTCTACATGATACGACTGAACAAGAGAAGGAAGAACGTGAGAGAAGGCTTTTCGTTTCGAACGTTAGTCATGAGTTGCGTACCCCTTTGACAAGTGTAAAATCCTATTTGGAGGCCTTGGACGAAGGAGCGCTGACAGAACCAGTTGCTCCAGATTTTATCAAGGTTTCTTTGGATGAAACCAACCGTATGATGCGGATGGTGACGGATCTCTTGCATCTATCACGGATTGACAACGCAACTAGTCACTTAGATGTTGAATTGATTAACTTTACGGCCTTTATCACCTTTATCCTTAATCGTTTTGATAAAATGAAAAGTCAAGATGAGGAGAAGAAGTACGAGTTGGTGAGAGACTATCCGATTACTTCTGTTTGGATTGAGATTGATACAGATAAGATGACCCAGGTGATTGACAATATCCTGAATAACGCTATCAAGTATTCACCAGATGGTGGAAAAATCACTGTTAACATGAAAACTACAGATGATCAGATGATTTTATCTATTTCAGATCAAGGACTTGGGATTCCTAAAGAAGATTTACCAAAGATTTTTGACCGTTTTTATAGGGTTGATAAGGCTAGAAGTCGTGCTCAAGGAGGAACAGGACTAGGATTGGCTATCGCCAAGGAAATCATCAAGCAACATAAGGGATTTATCTGGGCTAAGAGTGAGTATGGCAAGGGATCTACCTTTACTATCGTACTTCCATACGATAATGATGCCGTGAAAGAAGAGATTTGGGAGGATGAACTAGAAGACTAGAATGAGTGATATCGGTTTTAAATACAGTATTTTAGCATCGGGGTCCAGTGGAAATTCATTTTACTTGGAAACACCAAAAAAGAAAATTTTAGTAGATGCAGGACTATCTGGTAAAAAAATTACAAGCCTATTGAGTGAAATCAATCGTAAACCAGAGGATTTGGATGCTATCTTGATTACGCATGAGCATTCAGACCATATCCACGGCGTGGGCGTTCTGGCTCGTAAGTACGGCATGGATCTTTATGCTAATGAGAAGACCTGGCAGGCTATGGAAAATAGTAAGTATCTCGGTAAGATTGACTCGTCTCAAAAGCATATTTTCGAGATGGGAAAAACTAAAACCTTTGGCGACATCGATATCGAAAGTTTCGGTGTGAGTCATGATGCAGTAGCGCCCCAGTTTTATCGTTTTATGAAGGATGATAAGAGTTTTGTCATGCTGACGGATACGGGCTATGTTAGTGATCGCATGGCTGGCATTGTCGAGAATGCAGATGGCTATCTGATCGAGTCAAATCATGATGTGGAAATCCTGCGAGCAGGATCTTACGCATGGCGACTCAAACAACGCATCCTGTCTGACCTTGGTCACCTCTC is a genomic window containing:
- a CDS encoding dihydroorotate dehydrogenase, with the translated sequence MGLYLKQEQLFYKESVMTTNRLQVSLPGLELKNPIIPASGCFGFGQEYAKYYDLDLLGSIMIKATTLEPRFGNPTPRVAETPAGMLNAIGLQNPGLDAVLSEKLPWLQREYPNLPIIANVAGFSKQEYAAVSSGISKAPNVKAIELNISCPNVDHGNHGLLIGQDPDLAYDVVKAAVGASDVPVYVKLTPSVTDIVTIAKAAEDAGASGLTMINTLVGMRFDLKTRNPIIANGTGGMSGPAVFPVALKLIRQVAQTTNLPIIGMGGVDSAEAALEMYLAGASAIGVGTANFTNPYACPDIIENLPKVMDKYGIESLEMLRNEVKESLL
- a CDS encoding bifunctional riboflavin kinase/FAD synthetase; its protein translation is MIITVPIKTEKDIATPGPNVLVLGYFDGVHLGHQKLFDIASNIAAEKRQGVALVTFNESPKLTLNQYSPEHLLHILNASERERRLKRAGVESLYLMDFTSRVANMTAKEFIDTYVKEAKADTIVVGFDYTLGSDRKTAEDLKELFHGEVVVVPPVEDEKGKISSTRIRQAILEGDVKEAGKLLGFPLPTRGVVVHGNARGRTIGFPTANLVNLDRTYMPADGVYAVDVEIQRKVYRGMASLGKNETFDGEEERFEVHIFDFSDDIYGETVIVSWLDRIRDMVKFDSVDQLVKQLEEDEKIARK
- the mutY gene encoding A/G-specific adenine glycosylase; its protein translation is MLDLEKYGVIMWEEDKILSFRQKLLAWYDENKRDLPWRRSKNPYHIWVSEIMLQQTRVDTVIPYYERFLDWFPTVESLANAPEERLLKAWEGLGYYSRVRNMQTAAQQIMNEFEGKFPSTYEGISSLKGIGPYTAGAISSIAFNLPQPAVDGNVMRVLARLFEVNHDIGNPSNRKIFQAMMEVLIDPDRPGDFNQALMDLGSDIEAPVNPRPEESPVKDFSAAYQHGSMDRYPIKAPKKKPIPIFLKALVVQNSQGQFLLEKNESEKLLAGFWHFPLIEVDEFSDQTQDLDLFSQVAEPILELGPSPQESFEQDYDLEVDWQDLRFEEVKHIFSHRKWHIQIIAGRVAESQEYADREVLWLSPEEFSNYPLAKPQQKIWQAYLKRSC
- the yycF gene encoding response regulator YycF — protein: MKKILIVDDEKPISDIIKFNMTKEGYEVVTAFNGREALEQFEAEQPDIIILDLMLPEIDGLEVAKTIRKTSSVPIIMLSAKDSEFDKVIGLELGADDYVTKPFSNRELQARVKALLRRTDLVSVDNQEPETKLQSLQIGDLEILPDAYVAKKYGEELDLTHREFELLHHLASHLGQVITREHLLETVWGYDYFGDVRTVDVTIRRLREKIEDTPSRPEYILTRRGVGYYMRNND
- the vicK gene encoding cell wall metabolism sensor histidine kinase VicK, which codes for MIEVIRQTILTSDFIFILILIGFILLVSFLLLESRRDNIRLRQINQKIKDLIDGDYSQVLDMQGSSEITNITNNLNDLSEVIRLTQENLEQESKRLHSILSYMTDGVLATNRRGQIIMINDMAKRQLGVERDDALNQNILELLKIEEEYELRELITQSPELMIYSQNLNGEYISLRVRFALIRRESGFISGLVAVLHDTTEQEKEERERRLFVSNVSHELRTPLTSVKSYLEALDEGALTEPVAPDFIKVSLDETNRMMRMVTDLLHLSRIDNATSHLDVELINFTAFITFILNRFDKMKSQDEEKKYELVRDYPITSVWIEIDTDKMTQVIDNILNNAIKYSPDGGKITVNMKTTDDQMILSISDQGLGIPKEDLPKIFDRFYRVDKARSRAQGGTGLGLAIAKEIIKQHKGFIWAKSEYGKGSTFTIVLPYDNDAVKEEIWEDELED
- a CDS encoding MBL fold metallo-hydrolase; the encoded protein is MSDIGFKYSILASGSSGNSFYLETPKKKILVDAGLSGKKITSLLSEINRKPEDLDAILITHEHSDHIHGVGVLARKYGMDLYANEKTWQAMENSKYLGKIDSSQKHIFEMGKTKTFGDIDIESFGVSHDAVAPQFYRFMKDDKSFVMLTDTGYVSDRMAGIVENADGYLIESNHDVEILRAGSYAWRLKQRILSDLGHLSNEDGADAMIRTLGNRTKKIYLGHLSKENNIKELAHMTMVNQLAQADLGVGVDFQVYDTSPDTATPLTEI